The proteins below are encoded in one region of Geobacter sp.:
- the groL gene encoding chaperonin GroEL, with product MGAKIIKFDQEGRNAILKGVNTLANTVKVTLGPKGRNVIIDKSFGSPLITKDGVTVAKEIELEDKFENMGAQLVKEVASKTSDVAGDGTTTATVLAQAIYQQGSKLVAAGHNPMEIKRGIDKAVETLVAELQKLSKPIKDHKEIAQVGTISANNDKTIGDIIAQAMEKVGKEGVITVEEAKAMETSLETVEGMQFDRGYLSPYFVTDPERMEVNLENANILIHDKKISNMKDLLPVLEQTAKSGRPLLIIAEDIEGEALATLVVNKLRGVLNICAVKAPGFGDRRKAMLEDIAILTGGTVISEELGFKLEQTTFDQLGTAKRITIDKDNTTIIDGDGKEADIQGRVKQLRAQVEETTSDYDREKLQERLAKLVGGVAVIKVGAATETEMKEKKARVEDALHATRAAVDEGIVPGGGVAYIRALSVLNGLSLPTEQQFGVNVIKRSLEEPIRQIAQNAGVDGSIVVDKVRNGTDAFGYNAADDEYTDMLKAGIIDPTKVSRCALQNAASVAGLMLTTEAMVAEKPRDESAMPAMPGGMGGMGGMGGMM from the coding sequence ATGGGAGCAAAGATTATCAAGTTTGACCAGGAAGGTCGCAATGCCATACTCAAAGGGGTCAACACCCTTGCCAATACGGTGAAGGTTACCCTCGGTCCCAAGGGACGCAACGTCATCATCGACAAGTCGTTCGGCTCGCCGCTGATCACCAAGGACGGCGTCACGGTTGCAAAGGAGATCGAACTCGAAGACAAGTTCGAGAACATGGGCGCCCAGCTGGTGAAAGAGGTTGCCTCCAAGACTTCCGATGTTGCCGGTGACGGCACCACCACCGCGACGGTCCTGGCCCAGGCCATCTACCAGCAGGGTTCCAAGCTGGTTGCAGCAGGTCACAACCCGATGGAAATCAAGCGCGGCATCGACAAGGCGGTAGAAACCCTCGTCGCCGAACTGCAGAAGCTCTCCAAGCCGATCAAGGACCACAAGGAAATCGCCCAGGTCGGCACCATCTCTGCCAACAACGACAAGACCATCGGAGACATCATTGCCCAGGCCATGGAAAAGGTCGGCAAGGAAGGGGTCATCACCGTCGAAGAAGCCAAGGCCATGGAAACCAGCCTGGAAACCGTTGAAGGGATGCAGTTCGACCGCGGCTACCTTTCTCCTTACTTTGTCACCGATCCGGAGCGGATGGAAGTCAATCTGGAAAACGCCAATATCCTGATCCACGACAAGAAGATCAGCAACATGAAGGACCTGCTCCCGGTTCTGGAGCAAACTGCCAAGTCCGGTCGTCCGCTCTTGATCATCGCCGAGGACATCGAAGGCGAGGCGCTTGCCACGCTCGTCGTCAACAAGCTGCGCGGCGTTCTCAATATCTGCGCCGTCAAGGCCCCCGGCTTCGGCGACCGCCGCAAGGCCATGCTGGAAGACATCGCCATCCTGACCGGCGGTACCGTGATCTCTGAGGAACTCGGCTTCAAGCTTGAGCAGACCACCTTTGACCAGCTCGGCACTGCCAAGCGGATCACCATCGACAAGGACAACACCACCATCATCGACGGCGACGGTAAGGAAGCAGACATCCAGGGCCGCGTCAAGCAGCTTCGCGCCCAGGTTGAAGAAACCACCAGCGACTATGATCGCGAAAAGCTCCAGGAGCGCCTGGCGAAACTTGTTGGCGGCGTTGCCGTGATCAAGGTCGGTGCTGCAACCGAGACCGAAATGAAGGAAAAGAAGGCACGCGTCGAGGACGCACTCCACGCAACCCGCGCTGCAGTCGACGAAGGGATCGTCCCCGGAGGCGGCGTCGCTTATATCCGCGCCCTGTCGGTCCTCAACGGGCTCAGCCTCCCGACCGAGCAGCAGTTCGGCGTCAACGTCATCAAGCGCTCCCTGGAAGAGCCGATCCGCCAGATCGCACAGAACGCCGGCGTGGACGGCTCGATCGTCGTCGACAAGGTCAGGAACGGCACCGATGCGTTCGGCTACAACGCTGCCGATGACGAGTACACCGACATGCTCAAGGCCGGGATCATCGATCCGACCAAGGTCTCCCGCTGCGCCCTGCAGAATGCAGCGTCGGTTGCCGGCCTCATGCTCACCACTGAGGCGATGGTTGCCGAGAAGCCGAGAGATGAATCCGCAATGCCCGCAATGCCGGGTGGCATGGGCGGCATGGGTGGTATGGGCGGCATGATGTAA
- the dnaK gene encoding molecular chaperone DnaK encodes MSKVIGIDLGTTNSCVAIMEGGEPVVIANSEGSRTTPSMVAFTESGERPVGQQAKRQAVTNPENTLFAIKRLIGRKFDTEAVRRDIAISPFKIVKADNGDAWVEVRDKKYSPPEISAMVLQKMKKTAEDYLGETVTDAVITVPAYFDDSQRQATKDAGKIAGLNVLRIINEPTAAALAYGLDKKKDEKIAVFDLGGGTFDISILELGDGVFEVKATNGDTFLGGEDFDQKVIDWIADEFKKDQGIDLRSDKMALQRLKEAAEKAKCELSSSMETDINLPFITADASGPKHLNLKLTRAKLELLCAELLDKLEGPCRTALKDAGLSPSEVDEVILVGGMTRMPSVQKRVQDIFGKVPNKGVNPDEVVAIGAAIQGGVLKGDVKDVLLLDVTPLSLGIETLGNVMTRLIEKNTTIPCRKSQVFSTAADNQPAVTIHVLQGEREMAADNKTLGNFELTGIPPAPRGVPQIEVTFDIDANGIVHVSAKDLGTGKEQSIRITASSGLSKDEIDKMVKEAEAHASEDKKKRELIEARNQADSLAYSTEKSLKEFGDKIDAEEKAKIEAAVANLKKVMDGNDLDTIKKASDELMQASHKLAEAVYAKTQAGAGEQPGHAEEADSTAKGEKVVDADFEEVKDDKK; translated from the coding sequence ATGAGCAAAGTGATCGGAATCGACCTCGGCACCACCAACTCCTGCGTAGCCATCATGGAAGGGGGTGAGCCGGTTGTCATAGCCAACTCTGAGGGAAGTCGCACCACGCCTTCAATGGTGGCCTTCACCGAGAGCGGTGAGCGCCCGGTTGGCCAGCAGGCCAAACGCCAGGCTGTCACCAACCCGGAAAACACCCTGTTCGCCATCAAGCGCCTGATCGGACGCAAGTTCGACACCGAGGCGGTCCGCAGGGACATCGCCATCTCGCCGTTCAAGATCGTCAAGGCGGACAACGGCGATGCCTGGGTCGAGGTACGGGACAAGAAGTATTCACCCCCGGAAATTTCCGCCATGGTGCTGCAGAAGATGAAGAAGACCGCAGAGGATTACCTGGGCGAGACGGTTACCGACGCGGTCATCACCGTGCCGGCATACTTCGACGACTCCCAGCGCCAGGCCACCAAGGATGCCGGCAAGATCGCCGGCCTCAACGTCCTGCGCATTATCAACGAGCCGACCGCCGCAGCCCTGGCCTATGGCCTGGACAAGAAGAAGGACGAAAAGATCGCCGTTTTCGACCTGGGGGGCGGCACCTTTGATATCTCCATCCTGGAGCTGGGTGACGGCGTCTTCGAGGTCAAGGCGACCAACGGCGATACCTTCCTGGGTGGCGAGGACTTCGACCAGAAGGTGATCGACTGGATCGCCGACGAGTTCAAGAAGGACCAGGGGATTGACCTGCGCAGTGACAAGATGGCGCTCCAGCGTCTCAAGGAAGCAGCGGAAAAAGCCAAGTGCGAGCTCTCCTCCTCCATGGAGACCGACATCAACCTGCCGTTCATCACGGCAGACGCCAGCGGCCCCAAGCACCTGAACCTGAAACTGACCCGCGCCAAGCTGGAACTGCTCTGCGCCGAACTGCTGGACAAGCTGGAAGGCCCCTGCCGCACCGCCCTCAAGGATGCCGGGCTTTCTCCATCCGAGGTTGACGAGGTGATCCTGGTCGGCGGTATGACCAGAATGCCTTCGGTTCAGAAGCGGGTTCAGGACATCTTCGGCAAAGTGCCCAACAAAGGCGTCAACCCCGACGAGGTCGTGGCCATCGGCGCGGCCATCCAGGGGGGTGTGCTCAAGGGAGACGTCAAGGACGTCCTGCTCCTTGACGTTACCCCGCTGTCGCTGGGAATCGAGACCCTGGGCAACGTGATGACCAGGCTGATTGAAAAAAACACCACCATCCCCTGCCGCAAATCCCAGGTATTTTCCACTGCCGCCGACAACCAGCCGGCAGTCACGATCCACGTCCTGCAGGGCGAGCGTGAAATGGCCGCGGACAACAAGACCCTGGGGAATTTCGAACTGACCGGCATCCCGCCGGCACCGCGCGGCGTACCCCAGATCGAGGTCACCTTCGATATCGATGCCAACGGTATTGTCCATGTGTCGGCAAAAGACCTGGGTACCGGCAAGGAGCAGTCGATCCGGATCACCGCATCCAGCGGTCTCTCAAAGGACGAGATCGACAAGATGGTCAAGGAAGCGGAGGCCCACGCCTCCGAGGACAAGAAGAAGCGCGAACTGATCGAGGCCCGCAACCAGGCCGACAGCCTCGCCTACTCCACGGAAAAATCCCTCAAGGAGTTCGGCGACAAGATCGATGCCGAAGAAAAGGCAAAGATCGAGGCTGCCGTGGCCAACCTCAAGAAGGTAATGGACGGGAACGATCTCGACACCATCAAAAAGGCCAGCGACGAACTGATGCAGGCATCCCACAAACTGGCCGAAGCGGTCTATGCAAAGACCCAGGCCGGCGCTGGCGAACAACCGGGACATGCCGAGGAAGCCGACAGCACCGCCAAGGGCGAAAAGGTGGTGGATGCCGACTTCGAGGAAGTGAAGGACGACAAGAAGTAA
- a CDS encoding co-chaperone GroES: MKLRPLQDRIIVKRLEEESKTAGGIFIPETAKEKPQKGEVVAVGNGKKTEDGKIIPIDVKAGDKVLFGKYAGTEIKVEGEEFLIMREDDILGIME, encoded by the coding sequence ATGAAACTGAGACCATTGCAGGACCGCATCATCGTCAAGAGGCTTGAAGAGGAGAGCAAGACCGCAGGCGGAATCTTCATCCCCGAAACCGCCAAGGAGAAGCCGCAAAAGGGTGAAGTCGTAGCAGTTGGCAACGGCAAAAAGACCGAAGACGGCAAGATCATCCCCATCGACGTGAAAGCCGGCGACAAGGTGCTGTTCGGCAAATATGCCGGCACCGAAATCAAGGTTGAGGGAGAGGAATTCCTCATCATGCGGGAAGACGACATCCTGGGCATCATGGAATAA
- a CDS encoding DUF507 family protein yields the protein MKISEDRISHLAHKIMDKIWGDDLADFPDEARALALIKQSLTGYFSVNEEVDGVVRKKLASYAQAKVPGSRDWEVLYQKFFQEEMAKRKW from the coding sequence ATGAAAATAAGCGAAGACCGGATATCCCACCTGGCCCACAAGATCATGGACAAGATCTGGGGGGACGACCTGGCCGATTTCCCCGACGAAGCCCGGGCACTGGCCTTGATCAAGCAGTCGCTGACCGGCTATTTCTCTGTTAATGAGGAAGTGGATGGCGTGGTCAGGAAAAAACTCGCGTCCTATGCGCAGGCAAAGGTCCCGGGCAGCCGCGATTGGGAAGTGCTGTACCAGAAATTCTTCCAGGAAGAGATGGCAAAGAGGAAATGGTAA
- the grpE gene encoding nucleotide exchange factor GrpE: protein MIRQGPRVTIKGESSVEKKKQGSSPKEQHDMAEEQTEVTGQEATPAGTDRVKELEEALAAKEIEAAANWDRYLRERADLENYRKRVQKEKEELLKYGTESLLLEILPAIDNMERALDHVADDNKDPVIVGVRMTLEMLQASLKKFGVTAVAAEKGSPFDPALHQAMSQVDCPDQPANTIVDIYQKGYLLNERLLRPAMVTVACGAK, encoded by the coding sequence ATGATCCGGCAGGGGCCGCGCGTAACGATTAAAGGAGAAAGCAGCGTGGAAAAGAAAAAACAGGGTTCCTCCCCGAAGGAACAGCACGATATGGCTGAAGAACAAACGGAAGTTACAGGACAGGAGGCGACTCCGGCAGGGACGGATCGCGTCAAAGAACTGGAAGAGGCCCTTGCCGCAAAGGAGATCGAAGCGGCCGCCAACTGGGACAGATATCTGCGTGAACGGGCCGACCTGGAGAACTACCGCAAGCGTGTCCAGAAGGAAAAGGAAGAACTCCTCAAATACGGCACCGAAAGCCTCCTCCTGGAGATATTGCCAGCCATTGACAACATGGAGCGGGCACTCGATCATGTTGCCGACGACAACAAAGACCCGGTCATAGTCGGCGTCCGGATGACCCTCGAAATGCTGCAGGCGTCGTTGAAAAAATTCGGCGTCACGGCAGTGGCCGCCGAGAAAGGCAGCCCCTTCGATCCGGCACTGCACCAGGCAATGAGCCAGGTGGATTGTCCCGACCAGCCTGCCAACACCATCGTCGACATTTACCAGAAAGGGTATCTGCTCAACGAGCGGCTGCTCAGGCCGGCCATGGTCACCGTTGCCTGCGGTGCAAAATAG
- a CDS encoding DUF444 family protein — translation MNDALQTYFDQLKQRGLSPEREALLRAELADNGHHKSRELLAEPLPDGFHGLNDFCCLQEASEPQASYTTRIGSLEELLERDRRREQDGFPRKIRVGRLIKPGRGDKAKIVVVPTTVEEKFIHDRIRPTGEEGASGGSGDGEEGEVIGEQPVRPEGDQGGGGAGHGGGESHELESSAYDIGKILTEKFELPNLKDKGKKSALTRYTYELTDKNRGFGQILDKKATLRRILETNIALGNAPDLYDIDTTRFLISPRDKVYRILSRELDYESQAMIFFLRDYSGSMAGKATELVASQHVLIYSWLTYQYERQVETRFILHDDQAREVPDFHTYYNLQVAGGTRVAAAYRLVNEIVEKENLARDYNIYVFHGTDGDDWDTDGSEALPELKKILTYASRVGITIAEHPYNPGRTEVEKYLFASGLLNEKPEIIRLDVMKDDADEARLIEGIRKLIS, via the coding sequence ATGAATGATGCCCTGCAGACATACTTCGATCAGCTCAAGCAACGGGGCCTTTCCCCGGAACGGGAAGCCCTGCTACGCGCGGAACTGGCGGACAATGGCCATCACAAATCGCGGGAGCTGCTCGCAGAGCCGCTACCAGACGGCTTCCATGGTCTGAACGATTTCTGCTGCCTGCAGGAGGCATCTGAACCACAGGCGTCATACACCACCCGTATCGGCTCGCTTGAAGAGCTCCTGGAGCGGGATCGCCGCCGGGAACAGGATGGATTCCCGCGCAAAATCCGTGTCGGCCGTTTGATCAAGCCGGGACGTGGCGACAAGGCGAAAATCGTGGTGGTCCCCACCACGGTGGAGGAAAAGTTCATCCATGACCGCATCCGCCCCACAGGAGAAGAAGGGGCATCAGGAGGAAGTGGCGACGGCGAAGAAGGCGAGGTGATCGGCGAACAGCCGGTCCGCCCCGAAGGAGACCAGGGTGGCGGCGGAGCCGGACATGGCGGTGGAGAATCCCATGAACTGGAGTCCAGCGCATATGATATTGGCAAGATCCTGACCGAGAAGTTCGAGCTTCCCAATCTCAAGGACAAGGGGAAGAAGAGCGCTCTTACCCGCTACACCTATGAACTGACCGACAAGAACCGTGGGTTCGGCCAGATTCTGGACAAGAAGGCCACGCTCAGGCGGATTCTCGAAACCAACATCGCCCTGGGAAATGCCCCGGACCTGTACGATATCGACACCACCCGCTTCCTCATCTCTCCACGTGACAAGGTCTACCGCATCCTCTCCCGGGAACTGGATTACGAATCCCAGGCCATGATCTTTTTCCTCCGGGATTACTCGGGCTCCATGGCGGGCAAAGCCACGGAACTGGTAGCCTCCCAGCATGTCCTCATCTACAGCTGGCTCACCTACCAGTACGAGCGCCAGGTTGAAACACGTTTCATCCTCCACGACGACCAGGCCAGGGAGGTCCCCGATTTCCATACCTACTACAACCTGCAGGTGGCCGGCGGCACCAGGGTGGCGGCTGCCTATCGGCTGGTGAATGAAATCGTGGAAAAGGAAAACCTGGCACGGGACTACAATATCTACGTCTTCCACGGCACGGACGGGGACGATTGGGATACCGACGGCAGCGAGGCGCTTCCTGAGCTGAAGAAGATCCTCACCTATGCCAGCAGGGTAGGGATCACCATTGCCGAGCACCCCTACAATCCCGGCCGCACAGAGGTGGAAAAGTACCTGTTTGCCTCGGGGCTGCTCAACGAAAAACCGGAGATCATCCGACTTGATGTCATGAAAGACGATGCCGACGAGGCACGGCTGATCGAGGGAATCCGGAAGCTCATTTCATGA
- a CDS encoding phospholipase: MLLLACALTCDIAVAGTFATRTTLLRNREFSEALLQGVRSARTSIVFSYFLFKTTDARSNLPLRIAEELTRAKKRGVDVTVLLERESGDNRSSLNESNHRTAAILSRAGIKVFFDSPRTTTHTKVAIIDSRYVYLGSHNLTQSALLHNNELSVLLDSPELAAEAKAYLDRL, from the coding sequence ATGCTACTGCTCGCCTGCGCACTGACCTGCGATATTGCCGTTGCAGGAACCTTTGCCACCCGCACAACCCTGCTCCGGAACCGGGAATTTTCCGAAGCCCTTCTCCAGGGTGTCCGTTCGGCACGCACCAGCATCGTCTTTTCCTATTTCCTTTTCAAGACAACCGATGCCCGTAGCAACCTGCCCCTGCGTATTGCCGAGGAGCTGACCCGTGCGAAAAAACGCGGAGTAGATGTGACCGTGCTGCTGGAACGGGAATCCGGCGACAACCGGAGCTCTCTCAACGAAAGCAATCACCGTACCGCAGCCATCCTGAGTCGCGCAGGCATCAAGGTCTTTTTCGATTCACCGCGGACAACCACCCACACCAAGGTAGCCATCATCGACAGCCGTTACGTCTATCTTGGCAGCCACAACCTCACCCAGAGCGCCCTGCTGCACAACAACGAGCTCTCCGTGCTGCTTGATTCGCCCGAACTCGCAGCAGAAGCCAAGGCGTACCTCGACCGCCTCTAG
- a CDS encoding serine protein kinase PrkA yields the protein MPAQHTLEHHLKEVKAGKRKFENTFQGVARMILEHEIEKVVVNGRTTYDFKIFRTGRKHPIGMFDEINSFVSFVKDAAEGGSSKEMAFVLVGEPGNGKTFFVEFLCSRYREFLSEELNRKYTFRFINMDKLGSYGRIATIESQTYEDPLILAMNLFPDQAQTRAYLAKTFGFTDKTLDTFYENYRPLGACSDYIWNDIRIHADGNIKDMLTNHIDIVAVPLSESLGTITGKYPAKDKITSSAVDLLGEESIQRLLHITDTNNPYRFDLRRGALARVGGGGIHFADEIYKNKKDLVQVYLGVIQNRVIEMDGYKWPIDTLIIATSNNSEFNRFLAEKEEAPIIDRCRICYVSHNTNYRMQEQLTSYAIGSETKTTITREELHQDPNLNYAGSVSVVLSRLPRSEKLTPVETMKLAAGEIAGEKSMKTLAEVIDTLNQEPDITKRFGQKGLGQRNLGRAIQLMAESSETNEGRCMVALDTFKALERVILDYVVEASDRAKYLDDLKIAKGLYRERIMTEMFNAYMDEPFAIRKDVMNYVNMVIGIDAENLGPDKIWKYKDPQTGKLKALKIDERFVRNIEERLGLKTEEQRETFRTAIRKIYGQKISVEPSYDFMDNLELVKAVTDVRLKSDIAGAGSLIGALANRTNEENQKLYDRIIETMLNKLHYCRTCAEKTIEYFCTQEDEN from the coding sequence ATGCCAGCTCAGCATACCCTTGAGCATCACCTGAAAGAGGTCAAGGCAGGAAAGCGGAAATTTGAGAACACCTTTCAGGGCGTAGCCCGGATGATTCTTGAACATGAGATCGAAAAGGTCGTGGTAAACGGCAGAACCACCTACGACTTCAAGATCTTCCGCACCGGCAGGAAGCACCCCATCGGCATGTTCGACGAAATAAACAGCTTCGTCTCCTTTGTGAAAGATGCCGCCGAAGGAGGCTCCAGCAAAGAAATGGCCTTTGTCCTCGTCGGCGAGCCCGGCAACGGCAAGACCTTTTTCGTCGAGTTTCTCTGCTCCCGCTATCGCGAATTCCTCAGCGAGGAATTGAACCGCAAGTACACCTTCCGTTTCATCAATATGGACAAACTGGGGAGTTACGGCCGGATCGCCACCATCGAATCCCAGACCTATGAGGACCCCTTGATCCTGGCCATGAATCTATTCCCCGACCAGGCGCAGACCAGGGCCTACCTCGCCAAAACCTTTGGTTTCACCGACAAGACGCTGGATACCTTTTATGAGAACTACCGGCCTCTGGGCGCATGCAGCGATTACATCTGGAACGACATCCGCATCCATGCCGACGGCAATATCAAGGATATGCTGACAAACCATATCGATATCGTGGCAGTGCCGCTCTCCGAAAGCCTCGGCACCATAACCGGCAAGTACCCGGCCAAGGACAAGATCACCTCGTCAGCCGTCGACCTTTTGGGAGAGGAATCGATCCAGCGGCTCCTGCACATCACCGATACCAACAACCCCTACCGCTTCGATCTGCGGCGCGGCGCCCTGGCCAGGGTCGGCGGTGGCGGCATCCACTTTGCCGACGAGATCTACAAGAACAAGAAGGACCTGGTGCAGGTCTACCTGGGGGTCATCCAGAACCGGGTAATCGAAATGGACGGCTACAAGTGGCCCATCGATACCCTGATCATCGCCACCAGCAACAACTCGGAATTCAACCGCTTCCTTGCCGAAAAGGAAGAGGCCCCCATCATCGACCGATGCCGTATCTGTTACGTTTCCCACAACACCAATTACCGGATGCAGGAGCAGCTGACCAGTTATGCCATCGGCAGCGAAACCAAGACCACCATCACCCGCGAAGAACTGCACCAGGACCCGAACCTGAACTATGCCGGATCGGTCTCCGTGGTCCTCTCACGGCTCCCCCGCTCGGAAAAGCTCACCCCGGTGGAGACCATGAAGCTGGCTGCCGGCGAAATCGCCGGCGAAAAGAGCATGAAGACCCTTGCCGAGGTGATCGACACCCTCAACCAGGAACCGGACATCACCAAGCGGTTCGGACAGAAGGGTCTCGGCCAGCGGAACCTGGGACGGGCCATCCAGCTCATGGCCGAAAGCTCGGAGACCAACGAAGGCAGGTGCATGGTCGCCCTGGACACCTTCAAGGCCCTGGAGCGGGTCATCCTCGACTACGTGGTCGAGGCGAGCGACCGGGCCAAATACCTGGACGACCTGAAGATCGCCAAAGGGCTCTACCGCGAACGGATCATGACCGAAATGTTCAATGCCTACATGGACGAGCCCTTTGCCATCCGCAAGGATGTCATGAACTATGTCAACATGGTCATCGGCATCGATGCTGAAAACCTGGGCCCGGACAAGATCTGGAAATACAAGGACCCCCAGACCGGCAAGCTGAAGGCGCTCAAGATCGACGAGCGCTTCGTGCGGAACATCGAGGAACGTCTCGGCCTCAAGACCGAGGAGCAGCGCGAAACCTTCCGCACCGCCATCCGCAAGATCTATGGCCAGAAAATCTCCGTGGAGCCCTCCTACGACTTCATGGATAACCTGGAGCTGGTCAAGGCGGTTACCGATGTGCGGCTGAAGAGCGACATTGCCGGCGCAGGAAGCCTCATCGGGGCGCTGGCCAACCGGACCAACGAGGAGAATCAGAAACTCTACGACCGGATCATCGAAACCATGCTGAACAAGTTGCACTATTGCCGGACCTGTGCTGAAAAAACCATCGAGTACTTCTGCACCCAGGAAGATGAAAACTAG
- a CDS encoding DUF507 family protein — protein MHLKDEQVARIAEKVMNDLSQSGLVQLKAERGSILTAIRAAITADLKAEDSLEKDAEALLEKTLRATGGGGEIDRHKMLRMIKEKLAKERKIVL, from the coding sequence ATGCATCTCAAGGACGAACAAGTAGCGCGGATCGCCGAGAAGGTCATGAACGACCTTTCCCAGAGCGGACTGGTGCAGCTCAAAGCTGAGCGCGGCAGCATCCTGACCGCTATCCGGGCAGCCATTACTGCCGACCTGAAGGCTGAGGACTCCCTGGAAAAGGACGCCGAGGCGCTTCTGGAAAAGACCCTTCGCGCTACCGGGGGTGGCGGAGAGATCGACCGCCACAAGATGCTCAGGATGATCAAGGAAAAACTGGCAAAAGAACGCAAGATCGTCCTTTGA
- the dnaJ gene encoding molecular chaperone DnaJ: MANGDKRDYYEVLEVHRNASDIEIKKAYRKLAIQFHPDKNPGDKAAEDKFKELSEAYEVLSDAQKRAQYDQFGHAGVNAGGFSGGGFGFGAGTPFSDIFSDIFGDIFGGDGRQRSRGRRGDDLQYTLDIKFEDAANGLETKIDVPYAKRCATCGGSGAKPGTEPKTCPTCRGAGQVRFQQGFFSVSRTCNHCNGEGRVVDSPCATCRGTGSVKDSKTLSVKVPPGVETGNRLKLSGEGGQGTKGGPNGDLYVLINVKEHPLFTREGNDVLCEIPISFTQAALGCEIEIPTLEGQVSLKIPEGTQSGRIFRLRSKGIPVLQGYGRGDQLVIMRVETPTNLNRQQRDLLEEFARISGEDVHPMRKGFFDKVMDILK; encoded by the coding sequence TTGGCCAACGGAGATAAACGCGATTACTACGAGGTGCTCGAAGTCCACCGCAATGCATCGGACATCGAGATCAAGAAGGCCTACCGCAAACTGGCGATCCAGTTCCATCCGGACAAAAACCCGGGAGACAAGGCGGCAGAGGACAAATTCAAAGAGCTCTCCGAGGCTTATGAAGTCCTCTCTGATGCCCAGAAGCGGGCTCAGTACGACCAGTTCGGCCATGCCGGGGTCAATGCGGGCGGTTTCTCGGGAGGCGGTTTCGGTTTCGGCGCAGGTACCCCCTTCAGTGACATCTTTTCCGACATCTTCGGCGATATCTTCGGCGGAGACGGTCGTCAGCGGAGCCGCGGCAGACGTGGCGACGACCTGCAGTACACCCTGGACATCAAGTTCGAGGACGCCGCCAACGGGCTGGAAACAAAGATCGATGTCCCCTATGCCAAACGTTGCGCCACCTGCGGCGGTTCCGGCGCCAAACCGGGCACCGAGCCCAAGACCTGCCCCACCTGTCGCGGTGCCGGGCAAGTCAGATTCCAGCAGGGCTTTTTCAGCGTAAGCAGGACCTGCAACCACTGCAACGGGGAAGGCCGGGTCGTTGACAGCCCCTGCGCCACCTGCCGCGGAACCGGCAGCGTCAAGGATTCCAAGACCCTTTCCGTCAAGGTTCCTCCCGGTGTGGAGACGGGCAACCGGCTCAAGCTGTCCGGCGAGGGGGGCCAGGGAACCAAGGGAGGCCCCAACGGCGATCTCTATGTCCTGATCAACGTCAAGGAGCATCCGCTCTTTACCCGCGAGGGGAACGACGTCCTCTGCGAAATCCCTATCAGCTTCACCCAGGCAGCCCTGGGCTGTGAGATCGAGATACCGACTCTGGAAGGGCAAGTCTCCCTGAAGATCCCCGAAGGGACGCAATCGGGAAGGATCTTCCGTCTCCGCAGCAAGGGGATTCCGGTCCTGCAGGGTTATGGCCGTGGCGACCAGCTGGTGATCATGCGGGTTGAGACCCCGACCAACCTCAACCGGCAGCAGCGCGACCTCCTGGAGGAATTCGCCCGCATCAGCGGTGAGGATGTGCACCCCATGCGGAAGGGCTTCTTCGACAAGGTCATGGATATCCTGAAGTGA